A window of Desulfuromonas soudanensis genomic DNA:
AGGGAACCCAAGGGGACGACGAGATAGAAAATGGAGCGCCAGCCGAAGGCCTCGACCAGCATCCCGCCGAGGAAGGGGCCGCAGGAGATCCCGGCGTAGACGCTGGCCACCGCCACGCCGAGGGCTTTGCCCCGCTCTGCAGGGGGAAAGACGGCGACGACGATGGCCATGGTGGTCGCCATGACCATCGAGCCGCCGAGTCCCTGGAGAAAACGCAGGGCGATGAGGACCTCGATGGACCAGGCCTGGGAGAGGAGTCCGCCGACGACCGTGAAGACCCCCATGCCGTAGAGAAAAATCCGCCGTCGGCCGTGGATGTCGCCGAGGCGCCCCATGGCCAGGAGAAAAATAGAGGAGGAGAGGACGTAGGTGGTTTCGACCAGGCCGAGCTGCATGGCGCTGGCGCCGAACTCGCGGCCGATGGACGGGAGGGCAATACCGACGGCGGACATCATGAACGGCATGATGAAGTGGGCGACGCAGACGACGAAGAGGGTGGCGGAGCGTGAAGTGGCGGCGGGCATGGGGATCCTTGCTGAGGATGAGAAGGGGTATCAACGCAGAGGCGCTACGGGCGAAGAGGCGGAGAGGAAAACCGGGACACTGGCCCTGCCTCTCACGCTGTTTCCCGCGTCTCTCCAACTCAGCGTCTCGCCGTTGAGTCCCTTGATTGGATCCTGAATCGAGATCCCTGAAGAGCCGGAATCGAACCGGCCCCTATTCGTAGCGCAGGGCGTCGATGGGGTTGAGGTTGGCGGCCTTGCGCGCCGGGTAGAAACCGAAAAAGATGCCGACGGCACCGGTGAAGAGGACGGCCACGGCGATCACCGCCGGGTTGATGACGACGCTGATGCCGAGGAGGCTGCCGAATCCCCAGGCGGCGCCGAGGCCGCAGGCGATGCCGATCAGGCCGCCGAGCAGACTGAGGATCGCCGCCTCGATGAGGAACTGGGAGAGAATATCGACGGAGCGGGCGCCGATGGCGAGGCGGATGCCGATCTCCCGGGTCCGTTCGGTGACCGAGACGAGCATGATGTTCATGATGCCGATGCCGCCGACGAGAAGGGAGACGGCGGCGATGGCGGAGAGGAGGAGGGTCAGGGTGCCGGTGACCCGGGTCGCCATCTGGTTGATTTCGGTCTGGTCGCGGATATTGAAATCGTCGAGTCCCCCGGCGGGAATTCTGTGGGCCTCGCGCATGATGGCGATGATCTCGTCCTTTGCCCCCTCCATCTCCTCGGGACTGGCGGCGCTGGCGACGATGGAACGCACTGTTTTGCCGTCTCCGAGGCGGTAGAGGACGGTCGTCGAGGGGGCGAGGACGATGTCGTCCTGATCGGTGCCGAAGGCCGACTGCCCCTTGGCGGCGAGGACCCCGATCACCCGGAAGGGGACATTGCGGATGCGGATGGCGGCGCCGATGG
This region includes:
- a CDS encoding ABC transporter permease; the protein is MKWRKLIKVALQSIARNKMRSLLTMLGIIIGVGSVICLVALGQGSQRDIEGQVASLGTNLLMLRSGSSQVGGARGGAGTLETLSMEDVARLRQETTLLQGVSPEIRVTSQIIAGGRNWNTAVTGVSPEYLEIRNYQVASGAPFAERDVRTRAKVALLGETVARELFSGADPIGAAIRIRNVPFRVIGVLAAKGQSAFGTDQDDIVLAPSTTVLYRLGDGKTVRSIVASAASPEEMEGAKDEIIAIMREAHRIPAGGLDDFNIRDQTEINQMATRVTGTLTLLLSAIAAVSLLVGGIGIMNIMLVSVTERTREIGIRLAIGARSVDILSQFLIEAAILSLLGGLIGIACGLGAAWGFGSLLGISVVINPAVIAVAVLFTGAVGIFFGFYPARKAANLNPIDALRYE